A window of the Chloroflexus sp. Y-396-1 genome harbors these coding sequences:
- the nadC gene encoding carboxylating nicotinate-nucleotide diphosphorylase: MELPLHIIETVVANALAEDIGNGDLTTQTAIPAAVQSTAHIVTREAGVVAGLPVVIAVFRQLDPRLKVLLHVDDGATVAAGTKLATVVGSARSILSGERVALNLLQRLSGIATMTAQYVAAVANTKAKILDTRKTTPGLRALEKYAVRVGGGYNHRFGLYDGVMLKDNHLAILAAQGIDLVSAIKQVRQHIGPMVQIEVEVENVAAAIAAAEAGADLILLDNMPLDQLRLAVQAIAGRAKTEASGGVTLQTVRAIAETGVDYISVGALTHSVRALDIGLDCEG, encoded by the coding sequence ATGGAACTTCCTCTTCACATCATTGAAACCGTTGTCGCCAATGCTCTAGCTGAAGACATTGGCAACGGCGACCTCACCACCCAAACGGCTATCCCGGCAGCAGTCCAGAGCACGGCGCACATCGTCACCCGTGAAGCCGGCGTGGTAGCCGGTTTGCCGGTTGTGATCGCCGTCTTCCGCCAGCTCGATCCCAGGCTTAAGGTACTATTGCATGTCGATGACGGTGCAACGGTCGCTGCGGGAACAAAGCTGGCAACGGTTGTCGGTTCGGCACGTAGCATTCTCAGCGGGGAACGGGTCGCGCTCAATCTGTTACAGCGCCTGAGTGGGATTGCGACCATGACCGCTCAATACGTAGCGGCGGTAGCCAACACCAAGGCGAAGATTCTCGATACGCGCAAGACAACACCCGGCTTGCGCGCCCTGGAAAAATATGCAGTGCGGGTTGGTGGTGGCTACAACCATCGGTTTGGCCTGTACGACGGGGTGATGCTCAAAGATAACCATCTGGCTATCCTGGCCGCCCAGGGTATTGATCTGGTTAGTGCGATCAAACAGGTGCGACAACACATCGGGCCAATGGTACAGATTGAGGTTGAGGTGGAAAATGTCGCAGCCGCAATTGCTGCCGCTGAAGCCGGCGCCGACCTAATTTTGCTCGATAATATGCCCCTCGACCAGCTTCGTCTGGCTGTGCAAGCCATTGCCGGACGTGCCAAAACTGAAGCCAGCGGTGGTGTCACACTGCAAACGGTACGGGCAATCGCCGAGACCGGTGTTGATTATATTTCAGTTGGAGCGCTTACCCATTCGGTGCGTGCCCTCGATATTGGTCTCGATTGTGAGGGGTGA